One Ahaetulla prasina isolate Xishuangbanna chromosome 1, ASM2864084v1, whole genome shotgun sequence DNA window includes the following coding sequences:
- the ZNF513 gene encoding zinc finger protein 513 isoform X1 codes for MRANLGGQASLRPFLPFVVPRKRLHVPSCSTGGTGAGSVGYSAVRPADGRERRRSGGCRGVAKEEAASPVAIEAEWPGRGEGIQGWSRSQPPVLRGKMPRRKQRHPQPVKVDVPGAPAEPSREESPAPQASFLLKQELSLSLEDEEDSSAPILAFEKDSEDSLGGTPGLPAYTLSDEDLPSLCQAQDEDGENEGPGRACQHCGLPSPGSTPCCPSEVGDEEGSPKGRVVFSCQLCPFASHYSSHLKRHMKTHNGEKPYRCPHCPYASAQLVNLTRHLRTHTGEKPYHCPTCPFACSSLGNLKRHQRVHGQERPVRCSSCSCHCVQGNSLQHHSAGIQGESEAEMEGPPIADQETEPPPLLPSSPFLQAEDSNTVLPELLFPFTCRACGLVLQADEGLGEPVCGRCSLAVLGAEPASPKGFSCQLCPFITTYPNHLARHMKTHSGEKPFACALCPYASAHLDNLKRHQRVHTGEKPYKCPLCPYACGNLANLKRHGRIHSGDKPFRCRLCPYSCNQSMNLKRHMLRHTGEKPFQCRICPYTTGHWDNYKRHQKVHGQGLAEEGGPGPDSSLT; via the exons ATGAGAGCCAATCTGGGCGGTCAGGCTTCCTTGCGGCCTTTCTTGCCCTTTGTAGTTCCGAGGAAAAGACTCCACGTCCCGTCATGCAGCACGGGAGGGACCGGAGCCGGAAGCGTTGGCTATTCTGCCGTCCGCCCCGCGGATGGGCGGGAGCGCCGGAGGAGCGGCGGCTGTCGGGGCGTCGCGAAGGAAGAAGCCGCTTCACCGGTGGCAATCGAGGCCGAGTGGCCAGGACGGGGGGAAGGTATCCAGGGCTGGAGCCGCTCCCAACCCCCCGTGCTGCGGGGCAAGATGCCCCGCCGGAAGCAGCGCCACCCGCAGCCCGTCAAAG TGGACGTTCCTGGTGCTCCGGCCGAGCCGTCAAGAGAGGAGAGTCCGGCGCCGCAAGCCAGCTTCCTCTTAAAGCAGGAGCTGTCCCTGTCCCTGGAGGACGAAGAGGACAGCAGCGCTCCGATTCTGGCCTTCGAAAAGGACTCCGAAG ACTCCCTCGGGGGGACACCTGGACTGCCAGCTTACACTCTGAGTGACGAGGATCTCCCGTCTCTGTGCCAGGCCCAAGACGAAGATGGAGAGAATGAAGGGCCGGGCCGGGCTTGCCAGCATTGTGGCCTGCCTAGTCCTGGTTCTACTCCCTGCTGCCCCTCTGAGGTAGGGGATGAGGAAGGCTCCCCTAAGGGGCGTGTAGTCTTTTCCTGCCAACTGTGCCCCTTTGCCTCACACTACTCCAGCCACCTCAAGCGGCACATGAAGACTCACAATGGCGAGAAACCTTACCGCTGTCCGCATTGCCCGTATGCCTCAGCTCAGCTGGTTAACCTGACACGCCATTTGCGAACCCACACTGGTGAGAAGCCCTACCACTGCCCCACCTGCCCCTTCGCTTGCAGCAGCCTTGGCAACCTCAAGAGACACCAGCGGGTCCATGGCCAGGAACGTCCAGTGCGCTGTAGCTCCTGCAGCTGCCACTGTGTCCAGGGGAATTCCCTCCAGCACCACAGCGCGGGGATCCAGGGGGAATCGGAGGCAGAAATGGAGGGACCACCCATTGCAGATCAGGAGACAG AGCCACCACCATTGCTGCCTAGCTCCCCATTTCTGCAGGCAGAAGACTCTAATACGGTTCTTCCTGAGCTGCTCTTCCCGTTCACGTGCAGGGCATGTGGATTGGTGCTACAAGCTGACGAAGGCTTGGGTGAGCCAGTATGTGGGCGTTGCAGCCTAGCAGTGCTGGGGGCTGAACCAGCCTCACCAAAAGGCTTCTCCTGCCAGTTATGCCCTTTTATTACCACCTATCCTAACCATCTGGCCCGTCATATGAAGACACACAGTGGAGAGAAGCCCTTTGCCTGTGCGCTCTGTCCATATGCCTCAGCCCATCTGGACAACCTCAAGCGGCACCAGCGGGTGCACACTGGTGAAAAGCCCTACAAGTGCCCCCTATGCCCATATGCCTGTGGCAATCTTGCCAACCTCAAGCGCCATGGACGCATCCATTCGGGGGACAAGCCTTTCCGCTGTCGTCTCTGCCCGTATTCATGCAACCAGAGCATGAACCTCAAGCGCCACATGCTGCGGCATACAGGTGAAAAGCCCTTTCAGTGCCGCATCTGCCCCTACACTACTGGCCACTGGGACAATTACAAGCGTCACCAGAAGGTGCACGGGCAGGGCCTGGCAGAGGAAGGAGGGCCTGGTCCAGACAGTAGCCTGACCTAA
- the ZNF513 gene encoding zinc finger protein 513 isoform X2 — MQHGRDRSRKRWLFCRPPRGWAGAPEERRLSGRREGRSRFTGGNRGRVARTGGRYPGLEPLPTPRAAGQDAPPEAAPPAARQSGRSWCSGRAVKRGESGAASQLPLKAGAVPVPGGRRGQQRSDSGLRKGLRRRGRGQSEDSHSCPPDVPSLCAADSLGGTPGLPAYTLSDEDLPSLCQAQDEDGENEGPGRACQHCGLPSPGSTPCCPSEVGDEEGSPKGRVVFSCQLCPFASHYSSHLKRHMKTHNGEKPYRCPHCPYASAQLVNLTRHLRTHTGEKPYHCPTCPFACSSLGNLKRHQRVHGQERPVRCSSCSCHCVQGNSLQHHSAGIQGESEAEMEGPPIADQETEPPPLLPSSPFLQAEDSNTVLPELLFPFTCRACGLVLQADEGLGEPVCGRCSLAVLGAEPASPKGFSCQLCPFITTYPNHLARHMKTHSGEKPFACALCPYASAHLDNLKRHQRVHTGEKPYKCPLCPYACGNLANLKRHGRIHSGDKPFRCRLCPYSCNQSMNLKRHMLRHTGEKPFQCRICPYTTGHWDNYKRHQKVHGQGLAEEGGPGPDSSLT; from the exons ATGCAGCACGGGAGGGACCGGAGCCGGAAGCGTTGGCTATTCTGCCGTCCGCCCCGCGGATGGGCGGGAGCGCCGGAGGAGCGGCGGCTGTCGGGGCGTCGCGAAGGAAGAAGCCGCTTCACCGGTGGCAATCGAGGCCGAGTGGCCAGGACGGGGGGAAGGTATCCAGGGCTGGAGCCGCTCCCAACCCCCCGTGCTGCGGGGCAAGATGCCCCGCCGGAAGCAGCGCCACCCGCAGCCCGTCAAAG TGGACGTTCCTGGTGCTCCGGCCGAGCCGTCAAGAGAGGAGAGTCCGGCGCCGCAAGCCAGCTTCCTCTTAAAGCAGGAGCTGTCCCTGTCCCTGGAGGACGAAGAGGACAGCAGCGCTCCGATTCTGGCCTTCGAAAAGGACTCCGAAG GCGAGGGAGAGGACAAAGTGAGGATTCCCACAGCTGCCCACCTGATGTCCCCTCCTTGTGTGCTGCAGACTCCCTCGGGGGGACACCTGGACTGCCAGCTTACACTCTGAGTGACGAGGATCTCCCGTCTCTGTGCCAGGCCCAAGACGAAGATGGAGAGAATGAAGGGCCGGGCCGGGCTTGCCAGCATTGTGGCCTGCCTAGTCCTGGTTCTACTCCCTGCTGCCCCTCTGAGGTAGGGGATGAGGAAGGCTCCCCTAAGGGGCGTGTAGTCTTTTCCTGCCAACTGTGCCCCTTTGCCTCACACTACTCCAGCCACCTCAAGCGGCACATGAAGACTCACAATGGCGAGAAACCTTACCGCTGTCCGCATTGCCCGTATGCCTCAGCTCAGCTGGTTAACCTGACACGCCATTTGCGAACCCACACTGGTGAGAAGCCCTACCACTGCCCCACCTGCCCCTTCGCTTGCAGCAGCCTTGGCAACCTCAAGAGACACCAGCGGGTCCATGGCCAGGAACGTCCAGTGCGCTGTAGCTCCTGCAGCTGCCACTGTGTCCAGGGGAATTCCCTCCAGCACCACAGCGCGGGGATCCAGGGGGAATCGGAGGCAGAAATGGAGGGACCACCCATTGCAGATCAGGAGACAG AGCCACCACCATTGCTGCCTAGCTCCCCATTTCTGCAGGCAGAAGACTCTAATACGGTTCTTCCTGAGCTGCTCTTCCCGTTCACGTGCAGGGCATGTGGATTGGTGCTACAAGCTGACGAAGGCTTGGGTGAGCCAGTATGTGGGCGTTGCAGCCTAGCAGTGCTGGGGGCTGAACCAGCCTCACCAAAAGGCTTCTCCTGCCAGTTATGCCCTTTTATTACCACCTATCCTAACCATCTGGCCCGTCATATGAAGACACACAGTGGAGAGAAGCCCTTTGCCTGTGCGCTCTGTCCATATGCCTCAGCCCATCTGGACAACCTCAAGCGGCACCAGCGGGTGCACACTGGTGAAAAGCCCTACAAGTGCCCCCTATGCCCATATGCCTGTGGCAATCTTGCCAACCTCAAGCGCCATGGACGCATCCATTCGGGGGACAAGCCTTTCCGCTGTCGTCTCTGCCCGTATTCATGCAACCAGAGCATGAACCTCAAGCGCCACATGCTGCGGCATACAGGTGAAAAGCCCTTTCAGTGCCGCATCTGCCCCTACACTACTGGCCACTGGGACAATTACAAGCGTCACCAGAAGGTGCACGGGCAGGGCCTGGCAGAGGAAGGAGGGCCTGGTCCAGACAGTAGCCTGACCTAA
- the SNX17 gene encoding sorting nexin-17 isoform X2 — protein sequence MHFSIPETETRAGDGGSAAAYVAYSIHVNGVLHCQVRYSQLLGLHEQLRKEYGANVVPAFPPKKIFTLTPVEVEQRREQLEKYMQAVRQDPLLGGSEIFNSFLRKAQQETQQIPTEEVQLDVLLSNGQKVKVTILTSDQTEDVLEAVALKLDLPEDLIGYFHLFLVREAKDGAFSFIRKLQEFELPYVSVTSLRNPEYKILLRKSYWDSAFDDDVMEQRTVADIERGWILANKEQHRQLKSLQEKVSKKEFIRLAQTLKYYGYLKFDPCITDFPEKGCHVIVGAGNSELNFQVKLPNDQIKEGSFKVTRMRCWRVTSSVPVHNGTSGTSSGKSEVKLELAFEYLMSKDRLQWVTITSPQAIMLSICLQSMVDELMVKKSGGSIRKMFRRRTIGALQRSDSQQAVKSPPLLDSPDGSRDPITKVSSKLGSVSLRAISHSSSSNDIGANDFHGNYAFEGIGDEDL from the exons ATGCACTTCTCCATCCCCGAAACCGAGACCCGCGCCGGGGATGGCGGCAGCGCTGCGGCCTACGTG GCCTACAGCATTCATGTTAATGGTGTTCTGCACTGCCAGGTGCGATATAGCCAGCTGCTTGGTTTGCATGAACAG CTAAGGAAGGAATATGGAGCTAATGTGGTACCAGCCTTTCCTCCCAAAAAGATTTTCACCCTCACCCCAGTGGAAGTGGAGCAACGGCGGGAACAACTAGAAAAATATATGCAAGCAG TACGGCAGGACCCCTTGCTGGGAGGTAGTGAGATCTTCAATAGTTTTCTGAGAAAAGCCCAGCAG GAAACCCAGCAGATCCCAACTGAAGAGGTACAGCTAGATGTGCTTTTATCCAATGGGCAGAAAGTGAAAGTCACAATTCTTACCTCAGACCAAACAGAAGATGTTCTGGAG GCTGTGGCCTTGAAGTTGGACTTGCCGGAGGATTTGATTGGCTACTTCCATCTCTTCCTTGTGCGCGAAGCCAAGGACGGAGCATTTTCCT TCATACGGAAATTGCAGGAATTCGAGCTTCCTTATGTATCAGTCACCAGCCTCCGCAACCCTGAATACAAGATTCTGCTGCGCAAGAG CTACTGGGACTCTGCCTTTGATGATGATGTCATGGAGCAACGG ACAGTTGCAGATATTGAGCGGGGCTGGATCCTTGCCAATAAGGAACAGCACCGTCAGCTTAAATCTTTACAGGAAAAAGTCTCTAAAAAAGAG TTCATCCGCTTGGCACAAACCCTCAAATATTATGGCTATCTCAAATTTGACCCTTGTATTACGGATTTCCCTGAGAAAGGCTGTCATGTCATTGTTGGAGCAGGCAATAGTGAACTGAATTTCCAGGTCAAGCTGCCCAATGACCAGATCAAGGAAGGGAGTTTCAAAGTGACACGAATGCGTTGTTGGCGAGTTACTTCCTCG GTCCCTGTGCACAACGGGACATCAGGCACAAGTTCTGGCAAATCAGAGGTGAAATTGGAACTAGCTTTTGAGTACCTGATGAGCAAGGACCGACTGCAGTGGGTCACCATCACCAGTCCACAG GCTATAATGTTGAGCATCTGCTTGCAGTCCATGGTGGATGAGCTGATGGTGAAGAAATCTGGAGGAAGCATACGTAAG ATGTTCCGCAGACGAACCATTGGAGCCTTACAGCGTTCAGACAGTCAGCAAGCAGTGAAATCACCTCCTCTTTTG GATTCCCCCGATGGTAGTAGGGACCCTATCACAAAAGTCTCG AGCAAATTGGGCTCTGTCAGCTTACGGGCCATCAGCCATTCCAGCTCTTCAAATGACATTGGGGCGAATGATTTCCATGGAAACTATGCCTTTGAGGGCATTGGTGATGAGGACCTTTAA
- the SNX17 gene encoding sorting nexin-17 isoform X1: MHFSIPETETRAGDGGSAAAYVAYSIHVNGVLHCQVRYSQLLGLHEQLRKEYGANVVPAFPPKKIFTLTPVEVEQRREQLEKYMQAVRQDPLLGGSEIFNSFLRKAQQETQQIPTEEVQLDVLLSNGQKVKVTILTSDQTEDVLEAVALKLDLPEDLIGYFHLFLVREAKDGAFSFIRKLQEFELPYVSVTSLRNPEYKILLRKSYWDSAFDDDVMEQRVGLNLLYAQTVADIERGWILANKEQHRQLKSLQEKVSKKEFIRLAQTLKYYGYLKFDPCITDFPEKGCHVIVGAGNSELNFQVKLPNDQIKEGSFKVTRMRCWRVTSSVPVHNGTSGTSSGKSEVKLELAFEYLMSKDRLQWVTITSPQAIMLSICLQSMVDELMVKKSGGSIRKMFRRRTIGALQRSDSQQAVKSPPLLDSPDGSRDPITKVSSKLGSVSLRAISHSSSSNDIGANDFHGNYAFEGIGDEDL, encoded by the exons ATGCACTTCTCCATCCCCGAAACCGAGACCCGCGCCGGGGATGGCGGCAGCGCTGCGGCCTACGTG GCCTACAGCATTCATGTTAATGGTGTTCTGCACTGCCAGGTGCGATATAGCCAGCTGCTTGGTTTGCATGAACAG CTAAGGAAGGAATATGGAGCTAATGTGGTACCAGCCTTTCCTCCCAAAAAGATTTTCACCCTCACCCCAGTGGAAGTGGAGCAACGGCGGGAACAACTAGAAAAATATATGCAAGCAG TACGGCAGGACCCCTTGCTGGGAGGTAGTGAGATCTTCAATAGTTTTCTGAGAAAAGCCCAGCAG GAAACCCAGCAGATCCCAACTGAAGAGGTACAGCTAGATGTGCTTTTATCCAATGGGCAGAAAGTGAAAGTCACAATTCTTACCTCAGACCAAACAGAAGATGTTCTGGAG GCTGTGGCCTTGAAGTTGGACTTGCCGGAGGATTTGATTGGCTACTTCCATCTCTTCCTTGTGCGCGAAGCCAAGGACGGAGCATTTTCCT TCATACGGAAATTGCAGGAATTCGAGCTTCCTTATGTATCAGTCACCAGCCTCCGCAACCCTGAATACAAGATTCTGCTGCGCAAGAG CTACTGGGACTCTGCCTTTGATGATGATGTCATGGAGCAACGGGTAGGACTAAATCTGCTATATGCCCAG ACAGTTGCAGATATTGAGCGGGGCTGGATCCTTGCCAATAAGGAACAGCACCGTCAGCTTAAATCTTTACAGGAAAAAGTCTCTAAAAAAGAG TTCATCCGCTTGGCACAAACCCTCAAATATTATGGCTATCTCAAATTTGACCCTTGTATTACGGATTTCCCTGAGAAAGGCTGTCATGTCATTGTTGGAGCAGGCAATAGTGAACTGAATTTCCAGGTCAAGCTGCCCAATGACCAGATCAAGGAAGGGAGTTTCAAAGTGACACGAATGCGTTGTTGGCGAGTTACTTCCTCG GTCCCTGTGCACAACGGGACATCAGGCACAAGTTCTGGCAAATCAGAGGTGAAATTGGAACTAGCTTTTGAGTACCTGATGAGCAAGGACCGACTGCAGTGGGTCACCATCACCAGTCCACAG GCTATAATGTTGAGCATCTGCTTGCAGTCCATGGTGGATGAGCTGATGGTGAAGAAATCTGGAGGAAGCATACGTAAG ATGTTCCGCAGACGAACCATTGGAGCCTTACAGCGTTCAGACAGTCAGCAAGCAGTGAAATCACCTCCTCTTTTG GATTCCCCCGATGGTAGTAGGGACCCTATCACAAAAGTCTCG AGCAAATTGGGCTCTGTCAGCTTACGGGCCATCAGCCATTCCAGCTCTTCAAATGACATTGGGGCGAATGATTTCCATGGAAACTATGCCTTTGAGGGCATTGGTGATGAGGACCTTTAA
- the SNX17 gene encoding sorting nexin-17 isoform X3, with the protein MQAVRQDPLLGGSEIFNSFLRKAQQETQQIPTEEVQLDVLLSNGQKVKVTILTSDQTEDVLEAVALKLDLPEDLIGYFHLFLVREAKDGAFSFIRKLQEFELPYVSVTSLRNPEYKILLRKSYWDSAFDDDVMEQRVGLNLLYAQTVADIERGWILANKEQHRQLKSLQEKVSKKEFIRLAQTLKYYGYLKFDPCITDFPEKGCHVIVGAGNSELNFQVKLPNDQIKEGSFKVTRMRCWRVTSSVPVHNGTSGTSSGKSEVKLELAFEYLMSKDRLQWVTITSPQAIMLSICLQSMVDELMVKKSGGSIRKMFRRRTIGALQRSDSQQAVKSPPLLDSPDGSRDPITKVSSKLGSVSLRAISHSSSSNDIGANDFHGNYAFEGIGDEDL; encoded by the exons ATGCAAGCAG TACGGCAGGACCCCTTGCTGGGAGGTAGTGAGATCTTCAATAGTTTTCTGAGAAAAGCCCAGCAG GAAACCCAGCAGATCCCAACTGAAGAGGTACAGCTAGATGTGCTTTTATCCAATGGGCAGAAAGTGAAAGTCACAATTCTTACCTCAGACCAAACAGAAGATGTTCTGGAG GCTGTGGCCTTGAAGTTGGACTTGCCGGAGGATTTGATTGGCTACTTCCATCTCTTCCTTGTGCGCGAAGCCAAGGACGGAGCATTTTCCT TCATACGGAAATTGCAGGAATTCGAGCTTCCTTATGTATCAGTCACCAGCCTCCGCAACCCTGAATACAAGATTCTGCTGCGCAAGAG CTACTGGGACTCTGCCTTTGATGATGATGTCATGGAGCAACGGGTAGGACTAAATCTGCTATATGCCCAG ACAGTTGCAGATATTGAGCGGGGCTGGATCCTTGCCAATAAGGAACAGCACCGTCAGCTTAAATCTTTACAGGAAAAAGTCTCTAAAAAAGAG TTCATCCGCTTGGCACAAACCCTCAAATATTATGGCTATCTCAAATTTGACCCTTGTATTACGGATTTCCCTGAGAAAGGCTGTCATGTCATTGTTGGAGCAGGCAATAGTGAACTGAATTTCCAGGTCAAGCTGCCCAATGACCAGATCAAGGAAGGGAGTTTCAAAGTGACACGAATGCGTTGTTGGCGAGTTACTTCCTCG GTCCCTGTGCACAACGGGACATCAGGCACAAGTTCTGGCAAATCAGAGGTGAAATTGGAACTAGCTTTTGAGTACCTGATGAGCAAGGACCGACTGCAGTGGGTCACCATCACCAGTCCACAG GCTATAATGTTGAGCATCTGCTTGCAGTCCATGGTGGATGAGCTGATGGTGAAGAAATCTGGAGGAAGCATACGTAAG ATGTTCCGCAGACGAACCATTGGAGCCTTACAGCGTTCAGACAGTCAGCAAGCAGTGAAATCACCTCCTCTTTTG GATTCCCCCGATGGTAGTAGGGACCCTATCACAAAAGTCTCG AGCAAATTGGGCTCTGTCAGCTTACGGGCCATCAGCCATTCCAGCTCTTCAAATGACATTGGGGCGAATGATTTCCATGGAAACTATGCCTTTGAGGGCATTGGTGATGAGGACCTTTAA
- the EIF2B4 gene encoding translation initiation factor eIF-2B subunit delta isoform X2, with product MAEPGSREAPDRSQALSPEDKLQLRKEKKQQKKKRREAEKEPKPPPDGLAHPGPTPAGQLPSPGPELITPGPPDKACGGERAAQGKSKAELRAERRAKQEADRVLKQTRKADPSQTAVPAKPRVGPTEAQPAVKRLSEHVQVDDPAAQKKLAKKLERQQVPMRPDYGAKVSLFSHLHQYSRKELLTQQMSIPVSTIHPAVVRLGLQYSQGIINGSNARCIALLKVFKQVIRDYTTPANEELSRDLVNKLKPYISFLTQCRPLSASMGNAIKFLKKEISSLPGTIREEKAKEQLQETIDKYEREKIFLAAEAISKFAFEKINDGDVILVYGCSSLVSRILCEAHTNRAFRVVVVDSQPRLEGRETLCRLVKQGIRCSYVLINAISYVLPEVSKVLLGAHALLANGSVMSRMGTSQIALLSKAYNVSVLVCCETYKFCDRVQTDSFVSNELGMSGIKPQMIQMT from the exons ATGGCGGAGCCGGGGAGCCGCGAGGCCCCGGATCGCAGCCAG GCGCTCAGCCCGGAGGACAAGTTGCAGCTCCGGAAAGAGAAGAAACAGCAGAAGAAAAAGCGCCGCGAAGCCGAGAAGGAGCCCAAGCCGCCCCCCGATGGGCTCGCTCACCCCGGTCCCACGCCTGCTGGGCAGCTGCCTTCGCCAG GGCCGGAACTTATCACGCCGGGTCCTCCTGACAAAGCCTGTGGTGGCGAACGGGCGGCCCAGGGTAAAAGTAAGGCTGAGCTGCGAGCTGAGCGCCGGGCCAAGCAGGAGGCCGACCGGGTGTTGAAGCAAACTCGGAAGGCTGATCCGAGTCAAACAGCCGTGCCTGCCAAGCCTCGGGTAGGACCCACCGAAGCCCAGCCAG CGGTCAAGAGGCTCTCAGAACATGTGCAGGTGGATGATCCAGCTGCCCAAAAAAAGCTAGCCAAAAAGTTGGAGCGTCAGCAG GTCCCTATGAGGCCAGATTATGGTGCCAAAGTTAGTCTCTTCTCCCACTTGCATCAATATAGTCGCAAAGAGTTGCTGACACAACAGATGAG CATCCCAGTCTCCACCATCCACCCTGCAGTGGTGCGTCTTGGCCTCCAGTACTCTCAGGGCATCATCAATGGCTCCAATGCTCGGTGTATTGCACTCCTAAAAGTTTTCAAACAG GTAATTAGAGACTATACCACTCCAGCCAACGAGGAACTTTCACGGGACCTTGTAAACAAGCTGAAACCGTACATCAG CTTCCTGACCCAGTGCAGGCCCCTCTCGGCCAGCATGGGCAATGCCATCAAATTCCTTAAGAAGGAGATCTCCTCACTGCCAGGGACCATACGAGAAGAGAAA GCCAAGGAGCAACTTCAGGAGACAATTGACAAATACGAGCGGGAGAAGATTTTTCTGGCAGCTGAAGCCATTTCCAAATTTGCCTTTGAGAAGATCAATGATGGTGACGTCATCCTTGTCTATGGATG CTCATCCTTGGTGAGCCGCATACTCTGTGAGGCTCATACCAATCGTGCCTTCAGAGTGGTGGTAGTGGACAGTCAGCCACGGTTAGAAGGCCGAGAGACACTGTGCCGCCTGGTGAAACAGGGAATCCGCTGCAGCTACGTGCTGATCAATGCCATCTCCTACGTGTTACCTGAG GTTTCCAAAGTGCTGTTAGGAGCTCATGCACTATTAGCCAATGGGTCAGTGATGTCACGTATGGGCACCTCACAAATTGCACTGCTTTCCAAGGCCTATAATGTGTCTGTACTAGTCTGCTGTGAGACCTATAAGTTCTGCGATCGGGTTCAGACCGACTCCTTTGTCTCCAATGAACTTGGTATGTCTGGTATCAAGCCTCAG